In Fusarium oxysporum Fo47 chromosome XI, complete sequence, the following are encoded in one genomic region:
- a CDS encoding glycoside hydrolase superfamily → MKFASIVAAAFASAPALAVPAGFVTTDGTKFQLDGKDFFFAGSNAYYLPFNVWGTDHYADVKLGLQLAKDAGLKVMRTWAFHDNNRTYVSGGLPQYGTGAENTVMQFFEKDGSVKIDLSKLDVVIEAAEATNMKLILALTNNWADYGGMDVYTVNLGGRYHDDFYRLPVIKKAFKNYISAVVNRYKDSPAVFAWEIANEPRCGADGTRNLPRGPDCTPATITSWVSEMSTYIKSLDPNHLVTTGSEGGFNRQSDDWTYNGADGTDFDAEIKLPNIDFNTFHSYPQYWSKTTDWVVQWIKDHAAAGATAKKPVLHEEYGWTDKSTRIATLSKWQKASLDLEVSDMYWQFGTSKFSYGKNHDDGNTIYLEDDEAQPLVYEHAAAVNAANGGAVTTKPTTTATATSKPSTTLSTTSKPTVTGGPTVPRYGQCGGASWTGPTVCASPYTCKEQNQWYSQCL, encoded by the exons ATGAAGTTTGCTTCAATTGTCGCGGCCGCTTTTGCTAGCGCTCCGGCGTTGGCTGTACCTGCTGGGTTCGTTACCACTGATGGAACAAAGTTCCAACTTGACGGAAAGGACTTTTTCTTCGCTGGTAGCAACGCCTACTACCTCCCCTTCAACGTC TGGGGAACGGATCACTACGCAGATGTCAAGCTAGGCCTTCAACTTGCAAAAGACGCTGGTCTCAAAGTCATGCGCACCTGGGCCTTCCACGACAACAACAGGACTTATGTCTCTGGTGGTTTGCCTCAGTACGGTACTGGTGCTGAGAACACTGTCATGCAGTTCTTTGAGAAGGACGGAAGCGTCAAGATTGATCTGAGCAAGCTTGATGTTGTGattgaagctgctgaggctACCAACATGAAACTCATTTTGGCTTTGACTAACAATTGGGCTGATTATGGTGGTATGGATGTCTATACAGTCAACCTTGGCGGCCGGTACCATGATGAT TTCTATCGTCTTCCTGTTATCAAGAAGGCTTTCAAGAACTACATCTCAGCCGTTGTGAACCGATACAAGGACTCTCCCGCCGTTTTTGCCTGGGAAATCGCCAACGAGCCCCGCTGCGGCGCCGACGGAACTCGAAACCTTCCCCGTGGACCCGACTGTACCCCCGCAACCATCACTTCCTGGGTCAGCGAGATGAGCACATACATCAAGTCCCTCGACCCAAATCATCTCGTTACCACCGGAAGTGAAGGTGGCTTCAACAGACAATCAGACGACTGGACCTACAACGGCGCAGACGGAACCGACTTTGACGCTGAAATCAAGCTTCCCAACATTGACTTCAACACCTTCCACTCTTACCCTCAGTACTGGAGCAAGACAACAGACTGGGTCGTTCAATGGATCAAAGACCACGCTGCCGCTGGTGCCACGGCCAAAAAGCCCGTCCTTCACGAGGAATACGGCTGGACCGACAAGTCCACTCGCATCGCTACTCTGAGCAAATGGCAAAAAGCttctcttgatcttgaagtcAGCGACATGTACTGGCAATTCGGCACCAGCAAGTTCTCATACGGAAAGAATCACGATGATGGGAACACTATCTAtcttgaggatgatgaggctCAGCCGTTGGTTTATGAGCATGCTGCTGCCGTCAATGCCGCCAACGGAGGAGCTGTGACGACGAAGCCTACTACTACTGCTACAGCCACGTCGAAGCCAAGTACTACTCTTTCGACTACTTCCAAGCCGACTGTTACTGGTGGACCTACTGTGCCTAGATATGGGCAGTGTGGTGGCGCTTCGTGGACTGGACCGACGGTTTGTGCTTCGCCGTATACTTGCAAGGAGCAGAACCAGTGGTATTCTCAATGCTTGTAG
- a CDS encoding major facilitator superfamily domain-containing protein, whose translation MDEKETRNEMPPNRLSADMEKTSSDDADNEKIYPPKKVVLPTMLALFLVFFLVALDRTIIGTAIPTISAEFDSFGDIAWYESAFLLPLCVFQLSFGLVFKYYSTKWVLFILTAIFEIGSIVCAAAPNSNALIVGRAITGIGGAGIGSGVFIYITLLFPLEERPKYLGSLGSAFGISSILGPILGGYLTSVTWRWCFWINVPIGGLSLILLCILAPNRPPPSQPANSWRQRLLDLDPLGFLMVAGSVVSLLFALEFGKENQEWTSGRVIALFVVFGVLFLIFAGYQAWRKEKATVPPRILFQRTTFFACLNALAIGSVLVIYSFYLPVWFQVVKGKSPQDSGIALIPLLLSNVFCVILGGILVSKIGYYTPFAIAGSAVLIVGSALISTWTADVSKAKWIGYQIITGAGMGLTLQQPAIAIQTVLPESDSPIGLSILNFLIFLGGTVFVTVSQTLLEGQLESRIAKYIPGVDINTLANSGATNLWNLVPSDKVDLVLKAYNDSMRSIWYLGLGMGCFALITSFGFEWKNVKAKKTTGATAAA comes from the exons atggatgaAAAAGAAACCAGAAATGAGATGCCACCGAACAGGCTAAGCGCCGACATGGAAAAGACATCTTCCGACGACGCTGATAACGAAAAGATATATCCTCCAAAGAAAGTCGTCCTACCAACAATGCTAGCTCTCTTCCTCGTATTCTTCCTCGTCGCACTG GACCGCACAATCATCGGCACAGCAATCCCCACCATCTCTGCCGAGTTCGATAGCTTCGGCGACATCGCGTGGTACGAATCCGCCTTCCTCCTTCCCCTCTGCGTCTTCCAGCTCTCCTTCGGTCTCGTCTTTAAATACTACTCCACTAAATGGGTTTTGTTCATTTTAACCGCCATATTCGAAATTGGATCGATTGTTTGTGCAGCTGCACCTAACTCGAATGCTTTAATCGTTGGACGAGCTATCACTGGAATTGGCGGTGCGGGTATCGGCTCTGGTGTTTTTATTTACATCACGCTGCTTTTTCCGTTGGAGGAGAGGCCGAAATATCTTGGTTCCCTTGGTTCTGCGTTTGGAATCTCGTCGATCCTGGGGCCGATTCTTGGGGGTTATCTTACCTCTGTTACATGGCGGTGGTGCTTTTGGATCAACGTTCCTATCGGTGGACTCTCACTCATTCTTCTGTGCATTTTGGCGCCGAACCGACCACCACCAAGCCAACCAGCGAACTCATGGCGTCAGAGATTACTCGATCTCGATCCACTGGGTTTTCTCATGGTTGCTGGATCAGTCGTCAGTCTTCTCTTCGCACTCGAGTTTGGCAAAGAAAACCAAGAATGGACAAGCGGACGAGTCATCGCTCTCTTTGtcgtctttggtgtcttATTCCTTATCTTCGCAGGCTACCAAGCTTGGAGGAAAGAAAAGGCAACAGTACCCCCACGAATTCTTTTCCAGCGGACCACATTCTTTGCCTGTCTGAACGCTCTGGCCATTGGTTCTGTACTGGTTATCTACTCCTTTTACCTTCCAGTTTGGTTCCAAGTGGTCAAGGGCAAATCGCCGCAAGATTCAGGTATTGCTTTGATACCGCTACTACTTAGCAATGTGTTCTGTGTTATTCTTGGCGGTATTTTGGTTAGCAAGATTGGATATTACACGCCGTTTGCTATCGCTGGATCTGCTGTGCTTATTGTTGGCTCGGCATTGATAAGTACTTGGACTGCGGATGTCAGCAAGGCCAAATGGATTGGCTATCAG ATTATCACTGGAGCGGGCATGGGTTTGACGCTGCAACAGCCTGCCATTGCCATTCAGACCGTCCTCCCGGAAAGCGACAGCCCAATTGGCCTTTCTATCTTGAACTTTCTCATTTTCCTCGGCGGAACAGTTTTTGTCACCGTGTCGCAGACTTTACTCGAAGGGCAACTGGAGAGCAGAATTGCAAAATATATCCCCGGAGTGGACATCAATACGCTTGCAAACAGTGGTGCAACAAATCTTTGGAATCTTGTTCCTTCTGACAAGGTTGACCTGGTGTTGAAGGCGTATAACGATTCGATGAGGTCAATCTGGTATCTTGGCTTGGGAATGGGATGTTTCGCTCTGATTACGTCTTTCGGATTTGAGTGGAAGAACGTcaaggcgaagaagacgacCGGGGCAACTGCAGCTGCATAG
- a CDS encoding pectate lyase codes for MHASSLLTLLTTLPAAMACLGYTGGVPKATGTKSLSAPQYLKKGQVFDAKWVRYDRGVKCSGQSEGGEKDAVFVLEDGATLRNVVIGANQKEGVHCLGACNLEFVWFEDVCEDAISIKGSGTANIIGGGAYKAADKIIQHNGCGHVNIVNFYANDYGKVYRSCGNCKGNSKCKRSVHMEGVTAVNGGELIGINTNLGDKATYSNNCYPKTQCQGYNGCDKSNGECEPSKAGKC; via the exons atgCACGCCTCCAGCCTTCTCACCCTCCTCACCACGCTCCCCGCCGCCATGGCCTGCCTCGGCTACACAGGCGGCGTCCCCAAAGCCACGGGCACCAAGTCCCTCAGCGCTCCCCAATACCTCAAGAAGGGCCAAGTCTTCGACGCCAAGTGGGTTCGCTACGACCGCGGCGTCAAGTGCTCTGGCCAGAGCGAAGGCGGCGAGAAAGACGCTGTGTTCGTTCTTGAAGATGGTGCTACTCTTCGTAATGTTGTCATTGGTGCGAACCAGAAGGAGGGTGTGCACTGTCTTGGTGCTTGCAACCTTGAGTTTGTCTGGTTTGAGGATGTTTGCGAGGATGCTATCTCTATCAAGGGTAGTGGAACTGCCAACATCATTGGTGGCGGTGCTTATAAGGCTGCCGATAAGATTATTCAGCACAATGGATGCGGCCATGTCAACATTGTCAACTTTT ATGCCAACGACTATGGCAAGGTCTACCGATCTTGCGGCAACTGCAAGGGTAACTCCAAGTGCAAGCGATCCGTCCACATGGAGGGCGTCACTGCTGTCAACGGTGGCGAGCTTATcggcatcaacaccaacctcgGTGACAAG GCCACCTACTCCAACAACTGCTACCCCAAGACCCAGTGCCAGGGCTACAACGGTTGCGACAAGTCCAACGGCGAGTGTGAGCCTTCCAAGGCTGGCAAGTGCTAG
- a CDS encoding amino acid/polyamine transporter I: MATIRENAEDSPVNTGGDARGDSSDTSSDNILLEKLGYKPVLQRSFNQFHNFATTFAALYFIGGVRVTFSTGIAAGGNLAYWTSYIVTCVFTFITAAVIAEICSSLPLAGSIYLWAAEAGGPRFGRLFGFVVAWWSTTAWTTFCASNTQAAVNYMLSEIVVFNTDFPSDSSSVKFRAVQWILTEIMLALACIWNLLPPRYFKWIFALSSSIVVLDFLLNLIWLPIATSNTLGFRSTHDAFMTTYNGTGAPPGWNWCLSYLATAGVLIGFDASGHVAEETKNASVAAARGIFWSTVVSGIGGFVVVILFLFCVPDANTLFSYGGPQPFVSVYAAILGEGGHIVMNIVCILALWFNTAIAVTAASRLVFAVARDGVLPWSSWVSKVEAGQPRNAVYVVWGVASIITCTILPSAVAFTSLVSAAGVPSAAAYGLISLARLFLTPKNFPKPAWSLGRLSKPFQVIAVFWNGWVVAVLYSPYVFPVTAESLNYAPIIMAGTTILALLTWWFTPADKWLPSQRIQQTLDADTR, encoded by the exons ATGGCGACGATACGGGAGAATGCCGAAGATAGTCCCGTCAACACGGGCGGGGATGCAAGGGGCGATTCGAGCGACACTTCATCCGACAATATCCTTCTG GAAAAGCTAGGATATAAACCA GTCCTACAACGTAGCTTCAATCAATTCCACAATTTCGCCACCACATTCG CTGCTCTTTACTTCATCGGCGGCGTGCGCGTTACTTTCTCAACCGGCATCGCAGCAGGTGGTAATCTAGCATACTG GACGAGTTACATCGTGACATGTGTCTTTACATTTATAACCGCCGCTGTGATCGCCGAGATCTGCTCCTCCCTGCCTCTGGCTGGGTCCATTTATCTCTgggctgctgaagctggcgGCCCGCGATTTGGGAGGTTGTTTGGGTTTGTCGTTGCTTGGTGGTCTACGACTGCTTGGACAACCTTTTGCGCTA GTAACACGCAAGCCGCGGTGAATTACATGCTCTCG GAAATCGTCGTGTTCAACACAGACTTTCCCTCCGACTCATCAAGCGTCAAGTTTCGAGCCGTGCAATGGATCCTGACAGAGATAATGCTCGCGTTAGCCTGCATCTGGAACCTCCTTCCCC CTCGGTACTTCAAATGGATCTTCGCGCTGTCTAGTAGCATTGTCGTTCTCGACTTTCTCCTCAACCTAATCTGGCTCCCTATCGCCACAAGCAACACTCTTGGCTTTCGTTCAACACACGATGCTTTCATGACGACGTATAACGGTACTGGGGCCCCGCCTGGTTGGAATTGGTGTCTTTCATACCTTGCTACTGCTGGCGTCTTGATAGGTTTTGATGCTTCAGGTCATGTAGCTGAAGAGACTAAGAACGCTTCTGTTGCAGCGGCGAGGGGCATTTTCTGGAGTACTGTTGTTAGTGGAATCGGCGGTTTTGTGGTGGTTattctcttcttgttctgcgTG CCAGATGCGAATACGCTCTTCTCTTATGGCGGTCCTCAGCCTTTTGTGTCAGTATATGCTGCCATCCTCGGGGAGGGTGGACACATAGTCATGAACATTGTGTGCATACTGGCACTTTGGTTT AACACCGCAATCGCAGTTACTGCAGCTTCTCGATTGGTATTTGCCGTGGCAAGAGATGGAGTTCTGCCTTGGTCTAGCTGGGTCTCCAAAGTAGAAGCAGGACAGCCTCGCAACGCTGTCTACGTCGTCTGGGGCGTCGCTTCAATCATAACCTGCACCATCCTCCCATCGGCGGTAGCATTCACATCCCTTGTATCCGCCGCTGGCGTACCCTCGGCAGCTGCATACGGACTCATCTCCCTTGCGCGACTCTTTCTCACACCCAAGAACTTCCCCAAGCCAGCATGGAGTCTAGGGCGTCTCAGCAAGCCTTTTCAAGTCATTGCAGTCTTTTGGAATGGTTGGGTAGTTGCCGTCTTGTACTCGCCGTACGTCTTCCCAGTTACGGCTGAGTCGTTGAACTACGCGCCCATCATAATGGCGGGCACTACTATACTGGCCTTGTTGACTTGGTGGTTTACTCCAGCGGATAAGTGGTTGCCCAGCCAGAGAATACAGCAGACTTTGGATGCTGATACGAGGTAA
- a CDS encoding beta-lactamase/transpeptidase-like protein, with protein sequence MENTTIGPSLKRTRNNVKQSKFGCLTCKKRRVKCDETKPSCRRCLFSKVSCLGYPIGAPPGPSLKAAEAALLSTRSPLRSPTSSLDRYVYLTCTVLSQGPRRAKSQSEISFWSYAVPQMIHSIPAVQAAAAAFGASYDEHMLSSREGLATTRHYHQALRLVQNEVSDLRNGALPCVVACLLMAFTETLQQRSDRGYMHLQGALAVMAARGNSSPKSPIDGDGLSTLFEKLNLHSVTYATSLDIPVTDRALYSILHASYRFISSAFPYKYAHPGQIPSNLLIEQGRCRGNLQYWLSSNQLNPQQRISDPQNEQLLVLRMQCYTALIYVSNALQPFETAYDNYALEFQEIIASAKAVLDIRSGGKSSDSLPLFTPEMGIIQPLFFATLKYRNSFWREQALNLLRKSGREGPWCGAIEAQILDVVIAAEENTLDKLSSNFDEPQPSQHETSLPTLFTLFAGLQQVVDATPRYCPPYGPVLPAPRQASQHPAVQYAVDTITTVLKGQTGGFNLSGVSVGVKSIYEDEPLLDFHYTPSTMNPKEGVKKINSSTVYRLGSISKVFAVLAALRLAEDGVLSMNDPVTRWIPELAHRGGSHSGDELDVTRWTDITVGDAAAHLSGLGGDMTTDISAFPFDWEALGLPKLSKNTKIPSCKGLPGAPVCTRRDFLNIFKSYRPPVYQPSESPVYSNAGISLVGLVVEAASKKTFDAAIKDLVLKPLGLKQTYSGIVPENSENMFIPAGSADWDADIGIFAPAGAMGASTADMLSFMTNILRNKALSPSGTRRWLKPNTFTSTWSASVGSPWEIYRVDNLTSDGRIIDVYTKGGTLSGYQSGMAMIPDTGLVVSVLGAGPEVSSVWAQLATLNIVEALIPALDMAARDEAKARFAGQYVDKKTGSALMLSLDNGPGLVLSNWTARDFDVLPNLNRFQPGRYNDTADSGIKSVRLYPTGIENKSRAAWRAVFPTLSDTEADMIKGLTKVKDVTCITWHMLDRFIYNGLSMDHFEFQYGKDGKAVSIKSKAFDIEMKRVEKKA encoded by the exons ATGGAGAACACAACAATAGGTCCGAGTTTAAAGCGCACGCGGAACAATGTCAAGCAGTCAAAGTTTGGCTGCCTAACCTGCAA GAAACGTAGAGTTAAATGCGATGAGACAAAGCCATCGTGCCGACGTTGCTTATTCTCCAAAGTCTCATGTCTTGGCTATCCAATTGGCGCACCTCCAGGCCCTTCTTTGaaagctgcagaagcagCGCTTTTATCTACCCGCAGTCCCCTGCGCAGCCCGACCTCTTCTCTAGATCGCTATGTCTATCTTACCTGCACAGTCCTCAGCCAAGGACCACGTCGTGCCAAGAGTCAATCTGAAATTTCATTCTGGAGTTATGCTGTTCCTCAGATGATTCACTCAATCCCAGCGGtgcaagctgctgctgctgcattCGGCGCTTCGTACGACGAGCATATGCTTAGCTCTCGGGAGGGACTGGCAACGACACGACATTATCATCAGGCGCTGAGGCTAGTCCAAAATGAAGTTTCGGACCTTCGGAACGGTGCTTTGCCCTGTGTGGTCGCATGCCTGCTTATGGCTTTCACTGAGACTCTGCAGCAGCGCAGTGACAGGGGATACATGCACCTCCAAGGCGCTTTGGCAGTAATGGCCGCACGCGGGAACAGTAGCCCGAAGTCTCCGATTGATGGCGATGGGTTGTCAACTTTATTTGAGAAGCTCAATCTACATTCGGTGACATACGCTACCAGTCTTGACATCCCAGTAACTG ATCGAGCATTGTACTCCATACTACACGCCAGCTATCgtttcatctcatcagcatTTCCTTACAAATACGCGCACCCTGGTCAAATACCCTCCAACCTGTTAATTGAGCAGGGGAGATGTCGCGGGAACCTGCAATATTGGTTATCATCCAACCAACTCAATCCACAACAAAGGATCTCTGATCCCCAGAACGAACAACTACTTGTGCTTCGGATGCAGTGCTATACCGCATTGATATACGTCTCCAATGCTCTTCAACCGTTCGAAACAGCATATGATAACTACGCTCTCGAGTTTCAAGAGATTATCGCATCGGCCAAAGCAGTTCTCGATATCCGATCTGGCGGCAAGTCATCAGATTCCTTGCCGCTGTTCACACCAGAGATGGGCATCATTCAACCTCTCTTCTTCGCGACGCTAAAGTACAGAAACTCCTTCTGGCGCGAACAAgctctcaaccttctccGAAAGAGCGGCCGGGAAGGTCCATGGTGCGGCGCTATCGAGGCTCAGATCTTGGACGTTGTCATcgcagctgaagagaacaCATTGGACAAGCTCTCCTCTAACTTCGACGAGCCGCAGCCAA GCCAGCATGAAACC TCTTTACCTACTCTCTTTACTCTTTTCGCGGGTCTTCAGCAAGTCGTTGACGCTACGCCACGATATTGTCCACCTTATGGTCCTGTTCTTCCTGCGCCGAGACAGGCCAGTCAACATCCTGCCGTCCAATATGCCGTTGATACCATTACCACTGTTCTAAAAGGACAGACTGGAGGGTTCAATCTCTCTGGTGTCTCTGTTGGAGTCAAGTCCATTTATGAGGATGAACCTTTGCTTGACTTTCACTACACGCCTTCGACCATGAATCCGAAGGAAGGTGTGAAGAAGATCAATTCTAGTACTGTCTATCGTCTTGGAAGCATTTCCAAGGTATTCGCAGTACTGGCGGCTCTGCGTCTGGCAGAGGATGGGGTGTTGAGCATGAATGATCCTGTGACTCGCTGGATTCCTGAGCTTGCTCACCGCGGGGGTTCTCACTCCGGTGACGAGCTTGACGTTACTCGCTGGACTGACATCACTGTCGGTGACGCTGCGGCGCATCTCTCTGGCCTTGGCGGAGATA TGACGACTGATATCTCTGCTTTCCCTTTTGACTGGGAAGCTCTTGGCCTCCCGAAGCTATCGAAGAATACCAAGATACCATCTTGCAAAGGTCTCCCTGGAGCTCCAGTCTGCACCCGAAGGG ACTTCctcaatatcttcaagtCCTACCGTCCTCCTGTATACCAACCTAGCGAATCACCAGTCTACTCCAATGCTGGAATCAGTCTGGTCGGCCTTGTCGTCGAGGCAGCATCAAAGAAGACCTTCGACGCCGCCATCAAGGATTTGGTCTTGAAACCCCTGGGTCTCAAACAAACATACTCTGGCATTGTCCCGGAGAACTCGGAAAACATGTTCATTCCTGCCGGAAGCGCTGACTGGGATGCTGATATCGGAATCTTTGCCCC TGCCGGCGCGATGGGCGCTAGCACCGCTGATATGCTTTCTTTCATGACCAACATCCTCAGGAACAAGGCTTTATCACCATCTGGTACACGTCGATGGCTGAAGCCAAACACTTTCACGTCAACATGGAGTGCATCAGTTGGATCGCCCTGGGAGATTTACCGCGTCGATAACTTGACTTCCGACGGTCGCATCATTGATGTATACACCAAGGGCGGAACCCTGAGCGGATATCAATCCGGTATGGCCATGATTCCTGACACTGGCCTTGTCGTGTCTGTCCTTGGTGCAGGACCAGAAGTCTCGAGTGTTTGGGCACAGCTCGCAACTCTTAACATCGTGGAGGCACTCATTCCCGCTTTGGACATGGCAGCTCGggatgaagccaaggctcGTTTTGCTGGACAATatgttgacaagaagacgGGGTCTGCGCTTATGCTCTCTCTGGATAATGGGCCTGGTCTGGTCTTGAGTAACTGGACTGCCCGCGACTTTGACGTTCTCCCAAACTTGAACCGCTTCCAGCCTGGACGATACAACGATACAGCCGATTCCGGTATCAAGAGTGTTCGACTATACCCGACTGGTATTGAGAACAAATCTCGCGCCGCATGGCGAGCCGTGTTCCCGACACTCAGCGACACTGAAGCTGACATGATTAAAGGTCTGACTAAGGTCAAGGATGTGACGTGCATTACTTGGCACATGCTCGATCGTTTCATTTACAATGGTCTGTCTATGGATCACTTTGAGTTTCAGTATGGAAAGGACGGAAAAGCAGTTAGTATTAAGTCCAAGGCGTTTGACAttgagatgaagagggtgGAGAAGAAAGCTTGA
- a CDS encoding major facilitator superfamily domain-containing protein, with translation MTTNKKHSDSEQSAITTEPSPVQMFKPTRRWWHWHEPGASKEEKWLIFKLDAAILTYTCLTFFVKYLDQTNVTNAYVSGMKEDLDLHGNQLNWLTTYFNIGIIIGAPFSTIMLTFIKPRWWLPACTMAWSLLVLGMHKAETAKTLYILRFFTGLCESGAMPGSFYLIGSWYRKSEISRRTTLFWFSSVSGQMLSGYIQAGLYRNMNGSLGLAAWRWLFILDFLISVPVVILGLIICPDEPKAKKLWWMSEDEKQRCIERMADEGRDAEGSHWDRALIKQVLRSWQLYAFCLAWGFMELTCGVNLQRWMTLWIKSLRIDGKPKYSTEKVNAIPTVVGCTGLFWMLLSALIADSYQNRALPLCILGCVQLFSYIVLLVWPNSEAFIMAAYYLASAYSALSPLISAWLNSSCGGKKQLRALTTGLMVSIGYAVETVAQQEMFPISQAPKFKQTHGYAFGIGWIAVMIVWCSICLPLLERHFSARQMKSRG, from the exons ATGACGACCAACAAGAAACATTCAGACTCTGAGCAGAGTGCAATAACGACTGAACCATCACCTGTCCAGATGTTCAAGCCAACCCGTCGATGGTGGCATTGGCATGAGCCTGGCGCTagcaaagaagagaagtggCTCATCTTCAAGCTAGACGCCGCCATTCTCACTTACACCTGTTTG ACTTTCTTCGTCAAATATCTGGATCAAACGAATGTCACGAATGCTTATGTATCTGGAATGAAAGAGGACTTGGACCTTC ATGGAAACCAGCTCAACTGGCTTACGACATACTTCAACATCGGCATTATCATCGGGGCACCTTTTTCAACAATAATGCTCACCTTTATCAAGCCTCGTTGGTGGCTTCCTGCTTGCACGATGGCTTGGTCACTTCTAGTTCTAGGAATGCATAAGGCTGAGACTGCTAAGACACTTTATATCTTACG ATTCTTTACGGGTCTTTGCGAATCCGGTGCTATGCCTGGGTCATTCTACCTG ATTGGAAGTTGGTACCGCAAGTCGGAGATTAGCAGGCGGACTACTCTATTCTGGTTCTCCTCCGTTAGCGGGCAGATGCTCTCTGGATATATCCAAGCTGGACT GTATCGAAACATGAATGGTAGCCTAGGTCTAGCTGCTTGGCGGTGGTTATTTATCCTAGACTTCTTGATCAGCGTTCCAGTTGTCATTCTTGGTCTTATCATCTGCCCTG ATGAaccaaaggcaaagaaaCTCTGGTGGATGTCTGAAGACGAGAAGCAACGATGTATCGAGCGAATGGCCGATGAGGGCCGAGACGCTGAAGGTTCCCATTGGGATCGTGCATTGATCAAACAGGTTCTGAGATCTTGGCAACTTTATGCATTTTGTCTTGCTTGGGG GTTCATGGAACTTACTTGCGGCGTGAATCTTCAACGATGGATGACACTATGGATCAAGTCTCTCCGCATTGATGGAAAACCCAAGTACAGCACTGAGAAAGTCAACGCGATTCCTACGGTGGTAGGATGTACA GGCCTTTTCTGGATGCTTTTGAGTGCACTCATTGCAGATAGCTATCAGAATCGGGCTCTACCGCTCTGCATTCTGGGCTGTGTACAGCTGTTCAGCTACATCGTGCTTCTAGTATGGCCAAACAGCGAGGCTTTCATTATGGCTGCTTATTATCTCGCCAGTGCATACAGCGCGCTGTCGCCGCTGATATCTGCTTGGCTGAACTCCAGTTGCGGTGGGAAAAAACAGCTTAGGGCCCTAACTACAGGACTTATGGTCTCCATTGGATA TGCCGTGGAGACTGTTGCTCAGCAAGAGATGTTTCCTATTTCGCAGGCCCCCAAGTTTAAGCAGACTCATGGATACGCCTTTGGGATTGGATGGATAGCTGTCATGATTGTCTGGTGCTCTATATGTCTCCCACTATTGGAGCGACACTTTTCAGCTCGCCAAATGAAGTCTCGAGGATAA